The Mytilus galloprovincialis chromosome 7, xbMytGall1.hap1.1, whole genome shotgun sequence genome has a window encoding:
- the LOC143082777 gene encoding fatty acid-binding protein 1-like, with translation MAQFLGKWNSVSMTNIEAVGKVLGFTDEMIKMYKESKWTFEFTKDGDKFSITNESNNTPKSTNTYEEGKELVTKNSFGQCLKITIKFDSDSQMTVLEKMELPGGWKNMKLVRNVEGNKMTAVLEELESGAKMTQTFERCT, from the exons ATGGCTCAATTTTTAGGAAAATGGAATTCAGTATCTATGACCAATATCGAAGCTGTAGGAAAAGTTTTGG GGTTTACAGATGAAATGATTAAAATGTACAAAGAATCTAAATGGACATTTGAATTCACCAAAGATGGAGATAAGTTTTCAATTACAAATGAATCAAACAACACACCGAAATCAACTAATACATACGAAGAAGGGAAAGAATTGGTGACGAAAAACTCATTTGGACAATGTCTTAAG aTTACTATCAAATTTGACTCGGATTCCCAAATGACTGTATTGGAAAAAATGGAACTACCAGGGGGTTGGAAAAATATGAAACTTGTTCGAAATGTTGAAGGAAATAAAATGACAGCA GTTTTGGAAGAACTGGAAAGTGGCGCAAAGATGACCCAAACTTTCGAGAGATGCACATAG